From Ramlibacter tataouinensis, the proteins below share one genomic window:
- a CDS encoding acyl-CoA carboxylase subunit beta — protein MNGQTEFEPAGEWVAELTELQARRAMARAMGGAPALQKMRDAGRMNARERIAALLDDGSWRELGSVAGKGHYDEQGHFRELDPCNAIVGTGRVAGRKVALHVDDYSIRAGSSEATIADKWIYIERMAWQLRMPLVRLVDSAGGSVKLLMQSAGSKLPEYVNWPVQELLRTVPVVGVALGSCAGQGAIKVLFSHFSVMVRDQAQVMAAGPHVVRQAYGVDIDKNELGGWSVHRKNALVHNEAADEADALAQVRSFLSYLPRSVHELAPVVACDDPVDRADDWLKDAIPHDRRKIYDPRRILKSVFDRDSIFEIGRHQGGSVITALARLNGIPVGVIANDPKVHGGAMTSQAAYKMERHTNLCSLFGLPVVNFVDQPGNQTGLEAELGGTLLGAVRVGDALHESRSPWVSIIVRRCFGMAGALHGPKGGEQLNHRFAWPSARWGSIPIEGGVMAAHKKEIEEASDPAAKRKELEDYYLRISSPFRTAEKFGILEIIDPRETRAVLCDWIEDAWRVVQGDRIGPR, from the coding sequence ATGAACGGGCAGACCGAATTCGAACCTGCCGGCGAATGGGTCGCCGAGCTGACGGAACTGCAGGCGCGCCGCGCCATGGCCCGCGCCATGGGCGGCGCGCCGGCGCTGCAAAAGATGCGCGACGCCGGCCGCATGAACGCGCGCGAGCGGATCGCTGCCCTGCTGGACGACGGCAGCTGGCGCGAACTCGGCTCGGTCGCCGGCAAGGGGCACTACGACGAGCAAGGGCACTTCCGGGAGCTCGATCCCTGCAACGCCATCGTCGGCACCGGACGGGTCGCCGGCCGCAAGGTGGCGCTGCACGTGGACGACTACTCGATCCGCGCCGGCTCGTCCGAAGCGACCATCGCCGACAAGTGGATCTACATCGAGCGCATGGCCTGGCAGCTGCGCATGCCGCTGGTCCGGCTGGTCGACTCGGCGGGCGGGAGCGTCAAGCTGCTGATGCAGAGCGCCGGCTCCAAACTGCCGGAGTACGTGAACTGGCCGGTCCAGGAACTGCTGCGCACCGTTCCCGTCGTCGGGGTCGCGCTGGGATCCTGCGCCGGCCAGGGCGCCATCAAGGTGCTGTTCTCGCATTTTTCCGTGATGGTGCGCGACCAGGCGCAGGTGATGGCGGCAGGGCCGCACGTGGTTCGCCAGGCCTATGGCGTCGACATCGACAAGAACGAGCTGGGCGGATGGTCGGTGCACCGCAAGAACGCGCTGGTCCACAACGAGGCGGCCGACGAGGCGGACGCGCTGGCGCAGGTTCGCAGCTTCCTCAGTTACCTGCCGCGCAGCGTCCATGAGCTGGCGCCCGTCGTCGCCTGCGACGACCCGGTCGACCGCGCCGACGACTGGCTGAAGGACGCCATTCCGCACGATCGGCGCAAGATCTACGACCCGCGCCGCATCCTCAAAAGCGTGTTCGACCGCGATTCGATTTTCGAGATCGGCCGGCATCAAGGCGGCTCGGTGATCACGGCGTTGGCACGGCTCAACGGCATTCCGGTCGGCGTGATCGCCAACGACCCGAAAGTGCACGGCGGCGCGATGACATCGCAGGCGGCCTACAAGATGGAGCGGCATACCAACCTGTGCAGCCTGTTCGGGCTGCCGGTGGTCAACTTCGTCGACCAGCCCGGCAACCAGACCGGACTGGAAGCCGAGCTGGGCGGCACGCTGCTGGGCGCGGTGCGCGTGGGCGATGCACTGCACGAAAGCCGCTCGCCCTGGGTCTCGATCATCGTGCGTCGCTGTTTCGGCATGGCCGGCGCACTGCACGGCCCGAAGGGCGGCGAGCAGCTCAATCACCGCTTCGCCTGGCCGTCGGCGCGCTGGGGCTCGATCCCGATCGAAGGCGGAGTGATGGCCGCCCACAAGAAGGAGATCGAGGAAGCCAGCGACCCGGCCGCCAAACGCAAGGAGCTGGAAGACTATTACCTGCGGATCAGCTCGCCATTCCGCACGGCCGAGAAGTTCGGCATCCTGGAGATCATCGACCCGCGCGAAACGCGCGCGGTCCTGTGCGACTGGATCGAGGATGCCTGGCGCGTCGTGCAGGGCGACCGGATCGGCCCGCGCTGA
- a CDS encoding MFS transporter, translating into MSTLAAPRPMTPEEKKVIFASSLGTVFEWYDFYLYGSLAAIIAKQFFAGLDPTSAFIFALLAFAAGFLVRPFGAIFFGRLGDMIGRKYTFLVTILIMGLSTFIVGVLPSYASIGVAAPVILIALRLLQGLALGGEYGGAATYVAEHAPHGKRGAYTAWIQTTATLGLFLSLLVILGTRTAMGEQAFGDWGWRIPFIVSIALLAISVWIRLSMNESPAFQKMKAEGKTSKAPLAESFGQWKNLKIVILALIGLTAGQAVVWYSGQFYALFFLTQALKVDNATANILIAAALLIGTPFFIVFGALSDKIGRKPIIMAGCLLAALTYFPVFSALTKAANPDLAAAQAKAQVVVSANAADCSFQGSPIAREIDFHTSCDIAKRYLAQSSVSYENANGPAGQPATVKIGDKVITAPAATVANHKFDEASTKAIAAFKKEVAEALKTAGYPSKADPAKVDKFMVVLILTYLVILVTMVYGPIAAMLVEMFPTRIRYTSMSLPYHIGNGWFGGLLPTTAFAIVAATGNMYNGLWYPIIIAAATFVIGTLFIRETKDVDIYAQD; encoded by the coding sequence ATGTCGACACTTGCAGCACCCCGGCCGATGACGCCGGAGGAAAAGAAGGTCATCTTTGCGTCATCGCTCGGCACCGTGTTCGAGTGGTATGACTTCTACCTCTACGGTTCGCTGGCGGCCATCATCGCCAAGCAGTTCTTCGCCGGGCTGGACCCGACGTCCGCGTTCATCTTCGCGCTGCTCGCGTTCGCCGCCGGCTTCCTGGTCCGTCCCTTCGGCGCCATCTTCTTCGGCCGACTGGGCGACATGATCGGGCGCAAGTACACCTTCCTGGTCACCATCCTGATCATGGGCCTGTCGACCTTCATCGTCGGCGTGCTGCCCAGCTACGCCAGCATCGGCGTGGCCGCGCCGGTGATCCTGATCGCGCTGCGCCTGCTGCAGGGACTGGCGCTCGGAGGCGAGTACGGCGGCGCCGCCACCTATGTGGCCGAGCACGCGCCGCACGGCAAGCGCGGCGCCTACACCGCGTGGATCCAGACCACCGCGACGCTGGGCCTGTTCCTGTCGCTGCTGGTGATCCTGGGCACCCGCACCGCGATGGGCGAGCAGGCCTTCGGCGACTGGGGCTGGCGCATTCCCTTCATCGTGTCGATCGCCCTGCTGGCCATCTCCGTGTGGATCCGCCTGTCGATGAACGAATCTCCCGCCTTCCAGAAGATGAAGGCCGAAGGCAAGACCTCCAAGGCGCCGCTGGCCGAATCGTTCGGCCAGTGGAAGAACCTGAAGATCGTCATCCTGGCGCTGATCGGCCTCACCGCCGGCCAGGCCGTGGTCTGGTATTCGGGCCAGTTCTACGCGCTGTTCTTCCTGACGCAGGCGCTGAAAGTCGACAACGCCACGGCCAACATCCTGATCGCCGCCGCCCTGCTGATCGGCACGCCCTTCTTCATCGTGTTCGGCGCACTGTCCGACAAGATCGGCCGCAAGCCCATCATCATGGCCGGCTGCCTGCTGGCCGCGCTCACCTACTTCCCGGTGTTCAGCGCGCTGACCAAGGCCGCCAACCCCGACCTCGCCGCCGCGCAGGCCAAGGCCCAGGTGGTGGTGAGCGCGAATGCGGCCGACTGCTCGTTCCAGGGCAGCCCGATCGCCCGCGAGATCGACTTCCACACCTCCTGCGACATCGCCAAGCGCTACCTCGCGCAGAGCTCGGTCAGCTACGAAAACGCCAATGGTCCCGCCGGCCAGCCCGCCACCGTGAAGATCGGCGACAAGGTCATCACGGCGCCCGCCGCCACCGTGGCCAACCACAAGTTCGACGAAGCCAGCACCAAGGCGATCGCGGCCTTCAAAAAGGAAGTGGCCGAGGCGCTCAAGACCGCCGGCTACCCGTCCAAGGCCGATCCCGCCAAGGTCGACAAGTTCATGGTGGTGCTGATCCTGACCTACCTGGTGATCCTGGTGACCATGGTGTACGGCCCGATCGCGGCGATGCTGGTGGAAATGTTCCCCACGCGCATCCGCTACACCTCGATGAGCCTGCCCTACCATATCGGCAACGGTTGGTTCGGCGGCCTGCTGCCCACCACCGCCTTCGCGATCGTGGCGGCCACCGGCAACATGTACAACGGCCTGTGGTATCCCATCATCATCGCGGCGGCGACCTTCGTGATCGGCACGCTGTTCATCCGCGAGACCAAGGACGTGGACATCTACGCCCAGGACTGA
- a CDS encoding hydroxymethylglutaryl-CoA lyase, whose translation MKLPSKVKLVDVGPRDGLQNEKQPVPAEVKIELVHRLQDAGLTEIEVTSFVSPKWVPQMADNAQVMAGIRRQGGVRYSVLTPNMKGFEAAVESRPDEVVVFGAASEAFSQRNINCSIQESIERFAPVVEAARAKNIYVRGAISTAVGCPYEGEVAPERVELVARLMKQIGVQHIGVADTIGVGTPRKVQAAMEAALRHYALDDVSGHFHDTYGQALANTLACLEMGIWQFDTSVAGLGGCPYAKGATGNVATEDVVYLLHGMGVDTGIDLDKLIDAGKYISDFLGRKPNSRAATAILTKRNNEACAVPS comes from the coding sequence ATGAAGTTGCCAAGCAAAGTCAAGTTGGTGGACGTGGGCCCGCGCGACGGCCTGCAGAACGAAAAGCAGCCCGTGCCGGCCGAGGTCAAGATCGAACTGGTGCATCGCCTGCAGGACGCCGGGCTGACGGAGATCGAGGTCACCAGCTTCGTGTCGCCGAAGTGGGTGCCGCAGATGGCCGACAACGCGCAGGTCATGGCCGGCATCCGGCGCCAGGGCGGGGTGCGCTACTCGGTGCTCACGCCCAACATGAAGGGCTTCGAGGCGGCGGTGGAATCCAGGCCTGATGAAGTCGTGGTGTTCGGCGCGGCCAGCGAGGCCTTCAGCCAGCGCAACATCAACTGCTCGATCCAGGAAAGCATCGAGCGCTTCGCCCCGGTGGTGGAAGCGGCAAGGGCGAAGAACATCTACGTGCGCGGCGCGATCTCGACCGCCGTCGGCTGTCCCTACGAGGGCGAGGTGGCGCCGGAACGGGTCGAGTTGGTGGCGCGGCTGATGAAGCAGATTGGGGTGCAGCACATCGGCGTGGCCGACACCATCGGCGTCGGCACGCCGCGCAAGGTGCAGGCCGCGATGGAAGCGGCGCTGCGCCACTACGCGCTCGACGACGTCTCCGGCCATTTCCACGACACCTACGGTCAGGCGCTGGCCAACACGCTGGCCTGCCTGGAAATGGGCATCTGGCAGTTCGACACCTCGGTGGCGGGCCTGGGCGGCTGTCCCTATGCCAAGGGCGCAACCGGCAACGTCGCCACCGAAGACGTGGTCTACCTGCTGCATGGCATGGGCGTGGACACCGGCATCGACCTCGACAAGCTGATCGACGCCGGCAAGTACATCAGCGATTTCCTCGGCCGCAAGCCGAACTCGCGCGCTGCCACCGCCATCCTCACCAAAAGGAACAACGAAGCATGTGCGGTGCCGAGCTGA
- a CDS encoding GntR family transcriptional regulator → MPTTLNSNGATRAAPKSRPLTLPEQIAESITLAILSGEYGPGDRILEQQHAEQFQVSRGPIREALRILEKSGVVTILAQRGAHVTRLSAKEVNDLFEIRRELAGLFFRGSSPVDPAFIERLEQDVAELERLAQDPDGWDRYTQTTMQLSRFIYSACPNEKLADIYHSLSLQTARYTKLGLRDQDRRVQSLRGWRRVINALKKNRFEEAGDALKKLIDDSRLAVLKALQQDGSAGK, encoded by the coding sequence ATGCCCACCACCTTGAACTCCAATGGCGCCACTCGGGCGGCACCGAAGAGCCGTCCGCTGACCTTGCCCGAGCAGATCGCCGAAAGCATCACGCTGGCGATCCTGAGCGGCGAATACGGGCCCGGCGACCGCATCCTCGAGCAGCAGCACGCCGAGCAGTTCCAGGTCAGCCGCGGGCCGATCCGCGAGGCCCTGCGCATCCTGGAAAAAAGCGGTGTGGTGACCATCCTCGCGCAACGCGGCGCGCACGTGACCCGCCTGTCTGCCAAGGAAGTGAACGACCTGTTCGAGATCCGGCGCGAATTGGCGGGCCTGTTCTTCCGCGGCAGTTCGCCCGTGGATCCGGCCTTCATCGAGCGCCTGGAGCAGGACGTGGCCGAGCTGGAGCGCCTGGCCCAGGACCCCGACGGCTGGGATCGCTACACGCAGACGACCATGCAGCTGAGCCGCTTCATCTATTCGGCCTGCCCGAACGAGAAGCTGGCGGACATCTACCACTCGCTGTCCTTGCAGACCGCGCGCTACACCAAGCTCGGCTTGCGCGACCAGGACCGGCGGGTGCAGTCCTTGCGCGGCTGGCGCCGCGTGATCAATGCCTTGAAGAAGAACCGGTTCGAGGAAGCCGGCGACGCCCTGAAAAAACTGATCGACGACTCGCGGCTCGCCGTGCTGAAGGCCCTCCAGCAGGACGGTTCCGCCGGCAAGTGA
- a CDS encoding acetyl-CoA carboxylase biotin carboxyl carrier protein, with product MPLTHSDVRSLLDILDRSEGLESLDIKLGDFVLRARKHGAAPLATVPIEIPAPSARPVEPAPPAATPGAAAGAEVPVTEVPAGMTAIRAPMLGTFYCKPSPEQPAYVQEGAAVALDQTVCLVEVMKMFNTVKAPVAGRVRRILAEHGKLVQHDQILMLIEG from the coding sequence ATGCCACTTACCCATTCCGACGTCCGCAGCCTGCTCGACATCCTGGACCGGTCCGAGGGCCTCGAATCGCTGGACATCAAGCTCGGTGACTTCGTCCTGCGCGCGCGCAAGCACGGTGCCGCCCCGCTGGCCACGGTCCCCATCGAGATTCCCGCGCCGAGCGCGCGGCCGGTCGAGCCCGCGCCGCCGGCGGCAACCCCTGGCGCCGCGGCCGGCGCGGAAGTGCCCGTCACGGAAGTGCCGGCCGGCATGACCGCCATTCGCGCGCCCATGCTGGGAACCTTCTATTGCAAGCCGTCGCCCGAACAGCCGGCCTACGTGCAAGAGGGGGCGGCAGTGGCGCTGGACCAGACCGTCTGCCTGGTCGAGGTGATGAAGATGTTCAACACCGTCAAGGCGCCGGTGGCTGGTCGGGTGCGCCGCATCCTGGCTGAGCACGGCAAGCTGGTGCAGCACGACCAGATCCTGATGCTGATCGAGGGGTGA
- a CDS encoding 2-hydroxychromene-2-carboxylate isomerase, which produces MKRITFYLDFISPYAMLAFEKLPEALKGLSYSVDLRPVLFGALLKHHGQLGPAEIGSKRDWTYRQVTWLGHANGVPIDMPAAHPFNPLPHLRLALACGEDGLINRYVAETVFRHVWRGGADAADAQRLAELAGQLNPKRDPEGDAVKGELKSNTAQAIAQGVFGVPALVVDDKIFWGFDSLPMLRAWLEGDAWFEAHWDRAAQRPVGVQRARS; this is translated from the coding sequence ATGAAGCGCATCACCTTCTACCTGGACTTCATCTCGCCCTACGCCATGCTCGCGTTCGAGAAGCTGCCCGAAGCCCTGAAGGGACTGAGCTACAGCGTCGACTTGCGGCCGGTCCTGTTCGGCGCCCTGCTCAAGCACCACGGCCAGCTCGGGCCGGCCGAGATCGGCTCCAAGCGCGACTGGACCTACCGGCAGGTGACGTGGCTCGGCCACGCGAATGGCGTGCCGATCGACATGCCGGCGGCGCATCCCTTCAATCCGCTGCCGCACCTGCGGCTGGCGCTGGCGTGCGGCGAGGACGGCCTCATCAACCGCTACGTCGCCGAGACGGTGTTCCGCCATGTCTGGCGCGGTGGCGCCGATGCCGCCGACGCGCAGCGGCTGGCGGAACTGGCCGGGCAGCTGAATCCGAAGCGCGACCCGGAAGGCGATGCGGTGAAAGGCGAACTCAAGTCGAACACCGCGCAGGCGATCGCGCAAGGCGTGTTCGGCGTGCCGGCCCTGGTGGTCGACGACAAGATCTTCTGGGGCTTCGATTCGCTGCCGATGCTGCGTGCCTGGCTGGAGGGCGATGCCTGGTTCGAAGCGCACTGGGACCGCGCCGCGCAGCGGCCCGTCGGCGTGCAACGCGCCCGATCCTGA
- a CDS encoding class I adenylate-forming enzyme family protein yields MTYPRIAGGRLTWAAVQHGARPALIHGDQTFSFDEIEARTNRFANALLGLGLAPGDRVAVLLNNCVDSVVAVFGAEKAAQTYLALNARHTLPEHAAILNDSQASTVVLGPEFAALAGELPALVPSLRHVLGVGFKAPNALDYHDLLGAAEVRAPRIPIPDDHIERIGYTSGTTGKPKGVAYTALRWQQRLDNQFHAMEYALGVDDAMLHVGPLTHAAGVYLLPCYLRGARSVVADRFDAAAMLRDIERHRITQLMLVPTMLSRVLDALDAGSNADLSSLRIINYGTAPASVELLRRAVKRFGPILRQQYGMTEAVQPLAVLYPHEHVIEGAPQETARLGSCGKPTVNVSITIRGADDQELPQGEIGEIAIAHHGIGAVQFWRQPQITAASIRGGWYYTGDLGYFDAEGYMYIVGRNKDMIISGGFNVYAREVEDALASCPGVLEAAVMGVPDPEWGELVAAFVVPREGSRVTPEELTAHCGARIAGYKKPRVIRLVKELPRNHSGKVTKHVLRDAFLQETEAAKVPA; encoded by the coding sequence ATGACTTACCCACGAATCGCAGGCGGGCGGCTCACCTGGGCGGCAGTCCAGCATGGCGCGCGCCCTGCCCTGATCCACGGCGACCAGACCTTCAGCTTCGATGAAATCGAAGCGCGCACGAATCGCTTTGCCAATGCCCTGCTCGGGCTGGGCCTGGCGCCGGGGGACCGCGTGGCCGTGCTGCTGAACAACTGCGTGGACAGCGTTGTTGCCGTTTTCGGCGCAGAGAAGGCGGCGCAGACCTATCTCGCGCTCAATGCGCGGCACACGCTGCCCGAACACGCAGCCATCCTGAACGATTCGCAGGCCAGCACCGTCGTCCTGGGACCCGAGTTCGCAGCGCTGGCCGGGGAACTCCCGGCGCTGGTGCCTTCGCTGCGCCATGTGCTCGGCGTCGGCTTCAAGGCGCCGAACGCGCTCGACTACCACGATTTGCTCGGCGCGGCCGAAGTCCGCGCGCCGCGCATACCGATACCGGACGACCACATCGAGCGCATCGGCTACACATCGGGAACCACCGGCAAGCCCAAGGGCGTGGCCTACACCGCCTTGCGCTGGCAGCAACGCCTGGACAACCAGTTCCACGCCATGGAGTACGCGCTCGGCGTGGACGATGCGATGCTGCACGTCGGCCCGCTGACCCACGCGGCGGGCGTCTACCTGCTGCCCTGCTACCTGCGTGGCGCGCGCAGCGTGGTGGCCGACAGGTTCGACGCCGCGGCGATGCTGCGCGACATCGAGCGGCACCGGATCACGCAGCTGATGCTGGTGCCGACCATGCTCAGCCGCGTGCTGGATGCCCTGGACGCAGGGTCGAACGCCGACCTGTCCTCGCTGCGGATCATCAATTACGGCACCGCCCCGGCGTCGGTCGAGCTGCTCCGGCGCGCGGTCAAGCGCTTCGGACCGATCCTGCGCCAGCAATACGGCATGACGGAGGCGGTGCAGCCGCTGGCCGTGCTCTATCCGCATGAGCATGTGATCGAGGGCGCGCCGCAGGAGACGGCGCGCCTGGGCTCCTGCGGGAAACCGACGGTCAATGTGTCGATCACGATCCGCGGCGCCGATGACCAGGAGCTGCCGCAAGGCGAGATCGGTGAGATCGCCATCGCCCACCACGGCATCGGCGCCGTTCAGTTCTGGCGCCAGCCGCAAATCACGGCGGCGTCGATCCGCGGCGGCTGGTACTACACCGGTGACCTCGGATATTTCGATGCCGAGGGCTACATGTACATCGTGGGCCGCAACAAGGACATGATCATTTCCGGCGGCTTCAACGTCTACGCGCGCGAAGTCGAAGACGCCCTCGCCTCCTGCCCCGGCGTGCTCGAAGCCGCGGTGATGGGCGTTCCCGATCCCGAATGGGGCGAGCTCGTGGCCGCCTTCGTGGTTCCGCGCGAGGGCAGCCGGGTCACCCCGGAGGAGCTGACGGCACACTGTGGCGCGCGCATCGCCGGCTACAAGAAGCCCCGGGTGATCCGGCTGGTCAAGGAGCTGCCGCGCAATCACTCGGGCAAGGTCACGAAGCACGTCCTGCGTGACGCCTTCCTTCAGGAAACTGAAGCCGCAAAGGTGCCGGCATGA
- a CDS encoding SDR family oxidoreductase has product MPVMIVTGASRGIGAATARIAAANGWDVCINYLSDRASAESVAADVRAAGRRALIAQADVADEHAICRMFRVVDEELGRVSALVNNAAFTGSGRRRVDQMKAADVNAVLSANVTGTIVCSREAILRMSTQHGGQGGAIVNVSSASSRIGAPNLWMDYAASKGAVDALTFGLAAEVAADGIRVNAVRPGLIDTDIHQKTGIADRLERTVKNIPMKRAGTAEEVGEAIVWLASPAASYVSGSILDIAGGR; this is encoded by the coding sequence ATGCCTGTGATGATCGTGACCGGCGCCAGCCGCGGCATTGGTGCCGCCACGGCACGCATTGCCGCCGCCAACGGCTGGGACGTCTGCATCAACTACCTGAGCGACCGCGCATCGGCCGAAAGCGTCGCCGCGGATGTGCGGGCGGCCGGCCGGCGCGCCCTCATCGCCCAAGCCGACGTGGCCGACGAGCATGCGATCTGCCGCATGTTCCGCGTGGTGGACGAGGAACTCGGACGCGTGTCCGCGCTGGTCAACAACGCCGCCTTCACGGGAAGCGGCCGCCGCCGGGTCGACCAGATGAAAGCCGCCGACGTGAACGCGGTCCTCAGCGCCAATGTCACGGGAACCATCGTCTGTTCGCGCGAGGCGATCCTGCGCATGTCGACGCAGCACGGCGGCCAGGGCGGCGCCATCGTCAATGTGTCGTCGGCGTCGTCGCGGATTGGGGCACCCAACCTGTGGATGGACTACGCGGCCTCCAAGGGTGCGGTGGACGCGCTGACCTTCGGGCTGGCCGCCGAGGTAGCCGCGGACGGCATCCGCGTCAATGCCGTGCGGCCCGGACTGATCGACACCGACATCCACCAGAAGACCGGCATCGCCGACCGCCTGGAGCGCACCGTCAAGAACATCCCGATGAAGCGCGCCGGCACCGCGGAAGAGGTCGGCGAGGCGATCGTCTGGCTGGCTTCGCCTGCAGCCTCTTACGTCAGCGGGTCCATCCTGGATATCGCCGGCGGCCGCTGA
- a CDS encoding biotin/lipoyl-binding carrier protein, translating into MKTSTITSEITGTVWKIVSRVGDTVDENQDLVILESMKMEIPALSPERGTVREILVKEGELVKEGQALVIVEQA; encoded by the coding sequence TTGAAGACATCAACCATCACGTCCGAGATCACGGGCACGGTGTGGAAGATCGTGAGCCGTGTCGGCGACACGGTCGACGAGAACCAGGACCTGGTCATCCTGGAATCGATGAAGATGGAAATCCCGGCCTTGTCGCCGGAACGAGGCACGGTGCGCGAAATCCTGGTGAAGGAGGGCGAGCTCGTGAAGGAGGGCCAGGCCCTGGTGATCGTGGAACAGGCCTGA
- a CDS encoding YbaK/EbsC family protein, with amino-acid sequence MCGAELSALPEGVQRVARVLREQGHPHSPVMLDDAARTAQQAADALGIAVGQIAKSIIFRRKSDDAAVLVIASGDRRVDEKKVDALVGKTGRADAEFVKAKTGYSIGGVSPVAHAQPPVTLIDRELFRFDEIWAAAGHPHGVFKLHPSDLERLTGAPVADVVQPPA; translated from the coding sequence ATGTGCGGTGCCGAGCTGAGCGCCCTGCCGGAGGGCGTGCAGCGCGTCGCCCGCGTCTTGCGCGAGCAGGGCCACCCCCATTCGCCGGTGATGCTGGACGATGCCGCGCGCACCGCGCAGCAAGCGGCCGATGCGCTGGGCATCGCCGTGGGGCAGATCGCCAAGAGCATCATCTTCCGCCGCAAGTCGGACGACGCGGCCGTGCTGGTGATCGCTTCGGGCGACCGCCGCGTGGACGAAAAGAAAGTGGATGCGCTGGTCGGCAAGACCGGGCGCGCCGACGCCGAGTTTGTCAAGGCCAAGACCGGCTACTCGATCGGCGGCGTCTCGCCGGTGGCGCACGCGCAGCCGCCGGTCACGCTGATCGACCGCGAGCTGTTCCGCTTCGACGAGATCTGGGCCGCGGCGGGCCATCCGCACGGCGTGTTCAAGCTGCACCCCAGCGACCTCGAGCGGCTGACCGGCGCGCCGGTGGCCGACGTGGTCCAGCCGCCCGCCTGA
- a CDS encoding DUF1289 domain-containing protein, with amino-acid sequence MALLAERARELTAGAAQGVPSPCMSVCRMDLGTGWCEGCLRTLDEIAAWSRMDDREKQQVWALIGKRIAHGPTGDEEQDR; translated from the coding sequence ATGGCGTTGTTGGCCGAGCGGGCGCGCGAGCTCACCGCGGGCGCGGCGCAGGGCGTGCCGTCGCCCTGCATGTCGGTGTGCCGCATGGACCTGGGAACCGGCTGGTGCGAGGGTTGCCTGCGCACGCTGGACGAGATCGCGGCCTGGAGCCGGATGGACGACCGGGAAAAGCAGCAGGTGTGGGCGCTGATCGGCAAGCGCATCGCGCACGGGCCTACGGGCGACGAGGAGCAAGACCGATGA